A region from the Bacillus sp. Marseille-P3661 genome encodes:
- the dndE gene encoding DNA sulfur modification protein DndE, which produces MNFRLKTSKETGEKLVSLQSATGLTWNIISRISLALSLREPSIPNLVENKGGVDIHRNAMTGENDYIYKALIRQHSKRNITDEEYFPDLFNAHLERGIVLLENEYKHAGNYEKLLQNLLKMIN; this is translated from the coding sequence ATGAATTTCCGATTAAAAACATCTAAGGAAACTGGGGAAAAGTTAGTCTCCCTTCAATCTGCCACAGGACTTACTTGGAATATAATTTCTAGAATTTCTCTAGCCCTATCATTAAGGGAACCTTCCATACCAAATTTAGTAGAGAATAAAGGCGGTGTGGATATTCATCGAAATGCGATGACTGGGGAAAATGATTACATTTATAAAGCATTAATTAGACAACATTCAAAAAGAAATATTACGGACGAAGAATACTTTCCAGATCTTTTTAATGCACACTTAGAACGAGGTATTGTTTTACTTGAAAATGAATATAAACATGCCGGTAATTACGAAAAATTACTTCAAAATCTATTAAAAATGATAAATTAG
- a CDS encoding cysteine desulfurase family protein, which yields MLYLDNSATTSIHPEVKDAMLPFLLAEYGNPSSKYYSIAENAKNAVKEARHSLASLLGSDDSEIIFTSGSTESNNMIIKGVADFYSSKGNHIITSKVEHPSVLETCGYLEGKGFDVTYLNVDQYGRINLEELQNEIKDTTILVTLIWGNNELGSLNDIEKIAQICHDKGVFLHTDATQVIGKVQVDLSIYPGITFLSCSGHKFHGPKGIGAAFIRRDQYNLLTRITPLLHGGGQEHGIRSGTLAVHNIVGLGKAAQIASVNLLENIKKLTELEHYLTKLLQEKFGNQITLNNDESDKIPGVLSVQFKGVNNELLVKNLAPVIAASTGSACSSSKPSHVLEAIGMSIDQVRSTVRFSMSSFIEKEDLNIFKQL from the coding sequence ATGCTTTATTTGGATAATAGTGCAACAACGTCGATCCATCCGGAGGTAAAAGATGCTATGCTCCCCTTTTTATTAGCAGAATACGGAAATCCATCCAGCAAATATTACTCTATTGCTGAAAATGCAAAAAATGCTGTCAAAGAGGCAAGACATTCTCTTGCCTCTTTGCTTGGCTCAGATGATTCCGAGATCATATTTACTAGTGGATCCACTGAAAGTAATAATATGATTATTAAAGGAGTAGCAGACTTTTATTCTTCTAAGGGAAATCACATCATTACCTCAAAAGTAGAACATCCTTCTGTTCTAGAAACTTGTGGTTATTTAGAGGGTAAAGGATTTGATGTTACTTATCTAAATGTAGATCAGTACGGTAGGATTAATTTAGAAGAACTTCAAAATGAAATTAAAGACACAACTATTCTTGTTACACTAATTTGGGGTAATAATGAACTAGGATCGCTTAATGACATCGAAAAAATAGCACAAATCTGTCATGACAAAGGTGTCTTTTTGCATACAGATGCTACTCAAGTCATTGGAAAGGTACAAGTTGACTTATCGATTTATCCTGGAATTACTTTCTTATCTTGTTCTGGTCATAAATTTCATGGACCTAAAGGTATTGGCGCAGCTTTTATTCGAAGGGATCAATATAATTTATTAACAAGGATCACTCCCCTACTCCATGGTGGTGGACAGGAACATGGAATAAGAAGTGGTACACTTGCAGTTCATAACATTGTTGGCTTGGGAAAAGCAGCTCAAATAGCTAGCGTAAACCTTCTTGAAAATATTAAGAAACTAACTGAGCTAGAGCACTACCTTACCAAACTATTGCAGGAAAAATTCGGCAATCAAATTACACTAAACAATGATGAAAGCGACAAGATACCAGGGGTTTTAAGCGTTCAATTTAAAGGAGTTAATAACGAGCTACTAGTTAAGAATTTAGCCCCAGTAATTGCAGCATCTACTGGTTCAGCTTGTAGTTCTAGTAAACCTTCACATGTACTTGAAGCAATTGGTATGTCAATTGACCAAGTTCGTTCAACTGTACGATTTTCTATGTCTAGTTTTATTGAAAAAGAAGATCTCAATATATTCAAGCAATTGTAG
- a CDS encoding DNA phosphorothioation-associated protein 4 yields the protein MYRRIRRPKEQEEYYNKLTDLEEFGLFSTYKDVFMAAGVLGFMEKKKREFTTSLEGIDWNRFNLETDETVINAIAVSDSGDPKLVNTDDETFDKKITIFEEYAAAGVEILYKKVMDDPKKALNIYIEFIMSMEAETTAKERNLRDIADLLTF from the coding sequence GTGTATAGAAGGATACGAAGACCAAAAGAACAAGAGGAATATTACAACAAATTAACCGATTTGGAAGAGTTCGGTCTATTCTCAACATATAAAGATGTATTTATGGCAGCTGGAGTGCTCGGGTTTATGGAAAAAAAGAAACGTGAATTTACTACTTCCTTAGAAGGTATTGATTGGAACAGGTTTAATCTGGAAACTGATGAAACTGTTATAAATGCAATCGCAGTTTCTGATAGTGGAGATCCTAAACTTGTGAATACCGATGATGAGACATTTGATAAGAAGATAACAATCTTCGAAGAATACGCAGCTGCTGGGGTTGAGATTTTATATAAAAAAGTAATGGACGATCCGAAAAAAGCTCTTAATATTTATATTGAGTTTATTATGTCTATGGAGGCTGAGACAACAGCCAAAGAAAGAAACTTAAGAGATATAGCGGACTTATTAACCTTTTAG
- a CDS encoding AAA family ATPase — MLLEEIILKNFRQYYNVQNIKFSKSAKQNVTVIHGENGSGKTALLNAFSWCFYEKIDLPNAKQIINEQAINETKPNSEVECAVTIRFTEQDKLYTLKRFVLAKKDEEGKIYYGQPELQLEFKRNGNSELISNPTDEINRILPENLRTYFFFDGERIDNLSKDHSSGEIKSAIKNIMGLEILERSIKHTGDAGTKFRGELKKYGDPETIHLIEEIEELETKKQEFNNRKELLVKNLDVTKKQIKEIENKLKFIEGSQKLQEEKEQKEDGLEQVRTELKKLQKEIMEFVSKNGYLAFSYSPINTTETIVSDKERDGFGISGIRSSSFIDDLIDRGICICGTEIREDSSHYVHLLKLKEFLPPQSLDSAIINFRTGIKIVKDARKKFYEQLKELKQTEIKLQTSERKLVEEINEIKSKLNDKDSEEIADLVSKMEKLEQTQSTTDREIGAIDNELKKIDQELKDKEKEQKKLNSIADKAQLTQKRIEACQTLVQTMEDIYNIREKLVRQELQERITEVYRQFLRKGYEIRLSEQYELNVYNHNNSKVGMSQGERQITSLSFIGAIVDLAREQFKKEVKSAFEEGGIYPLVMDSPFGALDSDHRERIAKGIHKLSDQVIVIVSTSQWRGEVEGQMKDLIGKEYMLKYNDPRLNKEQPYEYTETIEVM; from the coding sequence ATGTTACTTGAAGAAATTATTTTGAAAAATTTTCGACAGTATTATAATGTCCAAAACATAAAGTTTTCTAAATCAGCAAAGCAAAACGTAACAGTGATCCATGGAGAAAACGGTTCGGGAAAAACTGCACTTCTTAACGCTTTTAGTTGGTGCTTTTATGAAAAAATAGATTTACCAAACGCAAAACAAATTATTAACGAACAGGCAATAAATGAAACTAAACCTAATAGTGAAGTAGAATGTGCGGTCACTATTAGATTCACAGAACAGGATAAGCTATATACTTTAAAACGATTTGTTTTGGCAAAAAAAGATGAAGAAGGGAAAATTTATTATGGTCAACCTGAATTACAGTTAGAATTTAAAAGGAATGGAAATTCAGAACTAATTTCTAACCCTACAGATGAGATCAATAGAATCTTGCCTGAAAATCTAAGAACTTATTTCTTCTTTGATGGGGAGCGGATTGATAACTTATCAAAAGATCATAGCTCAGGTGAAATTAAAAGTGCTATAAAAAACATAATGGGATTGGAGATATTAGAACGGTCTATAAAACATACTGGAGATGCTGGTACCAAATTCAGAGGCGAATTAAAAAAGTATGGTGACCCAGAAACGATTCATTTAATTGAAGAAATTGAAGAATTAGAGACAAAAAAACAGGAGTTTAATAACAGAAAAGAACTTCTAGTTAAAAACCTGGATGTAACAAAGAAACAAATTAAAGAAATAGAAAATAAATTAAAATTTATTGAGGGTTCACAAAAATTGCAGGAAGAAAAAGAACAAAAAGAAGATGGCCTGGAGCAAGTAAGGACGGAATTGAAAAAATTACAAAAAGAAATAATGGAATTTGTTAGTAAGAATGGATATTTAGCTTTTAGTTATTCGCCAATCAATACAACTGAAACTATTGTATCAGACAAAGAACGTGATGGATTTGGGATCTCAGGGATTAGATCTTCGTCTTTTATTGATGATTTAATTGATAGAGGTATTTGTATTTGTGGCACTGAAATTAGGGAAGATTCTTCACATTATGTACATCTACTTAAATTAAAAGAATTTCTTCCACCACAGAGTCTTGATAGTGCTATTATTAATTTCAGAACTGGAATAAAAATTGTAAAAGATGCCCGCAAGAAATTTTACGAGCAATTGAAAGAATTAAAACAAACAGAAATTAAACTACAAACAAGTGAACGGAAATTAGTTGAAGAAATCAATGAAATCAAATCTAAATTAAACGATAAAGATTCCGAAGAAATTGCAGACTTAGTATCGAAAATGGAAAAGCTTGAACAAACTCAAAGTACTACTGATCGAGAAATAGGAGCAATTGACAATGAATTGAAAAAGATTGATCAAGAGCTTAAAGATAAAGAGAAAGAACAGAAAAAGTTAAATTCTATTGCTGATAAAGCTCAATTGACACAAAAAAGAATTGAAGCATGTCAAACACTAGTGCAAACCATGGAGGATATTTATAATATTCGCGAGAAACTTGTAAGACAAGAGCTCCAAGAAAGAATTACGGAGGTTTACAGACAATTTTTAAGAAAAGGATATGAAATTAGATTATCCGAACAGTATGAATTAAATGTTTATAACCATAACAATAGTAAAGTTGGTATGTCTCAGGGTGAAAGACAAATTACAAGTCTTTCTTTTATAGGGGCTATAGTAGATCTTGCTAGGGAACAATTTAAAAAAGAAGTTAAAAGTGCTTTTGAAGAAGGAGGAATATATCCATTGGTAATGGATTCTCCATTCGGGGCCTTAGATTCTGATCATCGTGAAAGAATTGCAAAAGGAATCCACAAATTATCAGACCAAGTGATAGTTATTGTTTCCACCTCTCAATGGCGTGGTGAAGTTGAGGGACAAATGAAAGACCTAATTGGTAAAGAATATATGCTAAAATATAATGATCCACGTCTTAATAAAGAACAACCATATGAATACACTGAAACTATTGAGGTGATGTAG
- a CDS encoding DEAD/DEAH box helicase family protein, giving the protein MYKDLNISYHYESGLEQNIVRDFYLPILSNTSIYKRLIGHFSIETLILAAKGVVEIIDNNSTFQLISSVKFSPQELEILQVSESSREEIIENVLKKTLSNPSDSFQKARIGALATLLDNNQLEIRLLIPKDYSFLGIHYEQIGIMEDFEGEQIAFVNQINETKGEYQSNYEIMDVFFSWNTQDRIRVENKYGHFQKLWTGEHNLYETINLPESIKNIIISYKEENVNLIEPEVGNNSSTFNINIFPKIPLYIQIREYQQEAIRNWFRNNCQGLLEMATGTGKTITALTATAKLWEVTKRLGVVIVCPYTHLVDQWVKDIKQFNMSPIIAYQSKRLWEDALYNEVTAFQSGITNHFCLVTTIATFTTESMQSILRKLNSDVLFIADEAHHLGARKNRKRLIHTFPYRLALSATPNRWHDEEGTNELIEYFGDSIVFQYGLDKAIGTFLTEYYYFPHIVYLDEDESEYYYEITKKIARMYFQDMSPDENESLQSLLIERSRILSRARNKLVILKELMKDRKDSKYNIIYCGDSQVDGEKQIDSVVNILGNEFNMNVHTFTSREDKEERKVLLKRFEDGDLQALVAIKCLDEGVDVPATQTAYILSSSTNPREFIQRRGRVLRKHKTKQFSYIHDFIVVPRQLEDLDLVEPTVFNIERNLIKRELSRFSEFADLAINGPLAHEKLNELKQAYHLLNV; this is encoded by the coding sequence GTGTATAAAGATCTAAATATATCATATCATTATGAGTCAGGGTTAGAACAAAATATTGTTCGGGATTTTTATTTACCTATTTTATCAAATACAAGTATTTATAAACGTTTAATAGGGCACTTTTCCATTGAAACACTTATTTTAGCTGCTAAAGGTGTTGTGGAGATTATCGATAATAATAGTACTTTTCAATTGATCTCGTCAGTTAAATTCTCTCCCCAGGAATTAGAGATATTACAAGTAAGTGAAAGTTCTCGTGAAGAGATTATTGAAAATGTATTAAAGAAAACATTATCAAACCCAAGTGACTCATTTCAGAAAGCTAGAATTGGGGCTCTGGCTACTCTTTTAGATAATAACCAGTTGGAAATTAGACTTCTAATACCTAAAGATTATTCTTTTTTAGGCATTCATTACGAGCAAATTGGTATCATGGAGGATTTTGAAGGAGAGCAGATTGCATTTGTTAATCAAATTAATGAAACAAAAGGGGAATATCAATCTAATTATGAAATAATGGATGTCTTCTTCTCTTGGAATACTCAAGATAGAATTAGAGTTGAAAATAAATATGGACACTTTCAAAAATTGTGGACTGGTGAACATAACCTTTATGAAACGATAAATTTACCTGAATCTATAAAAAATATAATAATTTCTTATAAAGAAGAAAATGTAAATTTAATAGAACCAGAGGTTGGAAATAATTCATCTACTTTCAATATTAATATATTTCCTAAAATCCCTTTATATATACAAATTAGAGAATATCAACAAGAGGCTATTCGAAATTGGTTTAGGAATAATTGTCAAGGACTACTTGAAATGGCAACTGGTACAGGGAAAACGATTACGGCACTTACAGCGACTGCCAAGTTATGGGAGGTAACAAAACGATTGGGCGTCGTTATTGTATGCCCTTACACTCATTTAGTAGACCAATGGGTGAAAGATATAAAACAATTTAATATGTCTCCTATTATTGCATATCAGTCTAAGCGACTCTGGGAAGATGCGTTGTATAATGAAGTTACAGCATTTCAATCTGGAATAACTAATCACTTTTGTTTGGTTACAACAATTGCAACTTTTACAACTGAGAGTATGCAAAGTATTTTAAGAAAATTAAACTCAGATGTTTTGTTTATAGCAGATGAAGCACACCATTTGGGTGCAAGAAAAAATCGAAAAAGACTAATACATACTTTCCCTTATCGGTTAGCGTTATCGGCTACACCAAATCGCTGGCATGATGAAGAAGGAACAAATGAACTTATAGAGTATTTTGGAGACTCTATTGTTTTCCAATATGGGCTGGATAAAGCTATAGGAACATTTCTGACAGAGTATTATTATTTCCCTCATATTGTATATCTAGATGAAGATGAAAGTGAATATTATTATGAAATCACTAAAAAAATTGCTAGGATGTATTTCCAGGACATGTCACCTGATGAAAATGAATCTTTACAATCCCTTTTAATTGAACGGTCAAGAATTCTTAGCCGAGCTCGTAATAAATTAGTCATTCTTAAGGAATTAATGAAAGATCGAAAAGATTCAAAATATAATATCATATATTGTGGTGATAGTCAGGTCGATGGAGAGAAACAGATTGACTCTGTAGTGAATATACTTGGAAACGAATTCAATATGAATGTTCATACTTTTACATCTAGGGAAGATAAAGAAGAGAGGAAAGTGCTTCTTAAACGATTTGAAGATGGAGACCTCCAAGCTTTGGTAGCTATTAAGTGTCTTGATGAGGGTGTGGATGTACCAGCAACACAAACGGCTTATATTTTATCTAGTAGTACCAATCCGCGGGAATTTATTCAACGCCGAGGCCGAGTTTTAAGAAAGCATAAGACTAAACAATTTTCTTATATTCATGATTTTATTGTAGTTCCTAGACAATTAGAAGATTTAGATTTAGTAGAACCAACAGTATTTAATATTGAAAGAAACTTGATTAAAAGAGAGTTATCACGTTTTTCTGAATTTGCAGATCTGGCAATTAATGGACCTTTAGCCCATGAAAAGTTAAATGAATTAAAACAAGCATATCATTTATTGAATGTTTAA
- a CDS encoding phosphorothioated DNA-binding restriction endonuclease: MNLDKLVEEIDKIKLHKQKKIGASLKKPLLLLLLISLIEGKKVNQNKFHFTYIEKELDSLIRMFGGRSGTSQPEQPFHHLNSSIIWDIHVPDGVQFSNSKTLPRSILRDPETYGYFNDEVYQLLQSDQVARIKVIQYILEKYWPETVQSDLRELLNLPFNVNIKKRNRNFMYQVLANYRHKCAVCGFSSLFNQVTFGIDAAHIYWHAYGGPDEITNGLALCKLHHWALDRGVFTIDPVNFEIIVSGKFVAQDSKSIELLEVIKGQKIDSFRDVPPDRGFIEWHNDNVFVV, from the coding sequence ATGAATTTAGATAAATTAGTTGAGGAAATTGATAAGATTAAATTACATAAGCAAAAGAAGATAGGAGCTTCCTTGAAAAAACCTTTGTTACTTTTGTTACTTATTTCACTAATAGAAGGAAAGAAAGTTAATCAGAATAAATTTCATTTTACATACATTGAAAAAGAGCTAGATTCGTTAATTAGGATGTTTGGAGGACGTTCCGGTACTAGTCAGCCAGAGCAACCATTTCATCATTTAAATAGTTCTATTATTTGGGATATCCATGTACCAGACGGAGTTCAATTCAGCAATAGTAAAACGTTACCTAGAAGTATCCTAAGAGATCCAGAAACTTATGGGTACTTTAATGACGAAGTTTATCAACTATTACAATCCGACCAAGTTGCAAGAATTAAAGTTATTCAGTATATTTTGGAGAAATATTGGCCTGAAACAGTACAATCTGATTTAAGAGAATTACTGAACTTACCATTTAATGTTAATATTAAAAAGAGAAATCGGAACTTTATGTACCAAGTTTTAGCTAATTACCGTCATAAATGTGCAGTGTGCGGTTTTTCTTCTTTGTTTAATCAAGTAACATTTGGAATAGATGCTGCTCATATATATTGGCATGCTTATGGTGGACCAGATGAAATAACAAATGGACTAGCATTATGTAAATTACACCATTGGGCTTTAGATAGGGGAGTATTTACAATCGATCCAGTTAACTTTGAAATCATTGTATCGGGTAAATTTGTTGCACAAGACTCAAAAAGTATCGAACTCTTAGAAGTAATTAAAGGTCAAAAGATTGATTCATTTAGAGATGTACCTCCTGATCGAGGTTTTATAGAATGGCATAACGATAATGTATTTGTTGTGTAG
- a CDS encoding tetratricopeptide repeat protein codes for METLAQLKQKILEWEDMQGIDEDEEEQEWIQEGISLYEKCITVDRENKADYLQSLSMLYLNFGRNEKMKHSHFQRACRNLKQAAYIQPTDPRPCYHLSFVLEKQENYEGALFYAERAIKLGIDDKLKYKLYCNMAICYKKLRYRTDAFQYLSLVEEKTKVDPVIAAFSMPYIAKIKALKNKGYVPLSQQHGTFVETEEEIEYSVSNEERVVLIIHPYKTALNGKLESVPFSSVKAQIVETIMLSETGVSISQLAEVLWDYNSMNMSKSYVPRMINAIREDIKLATGMDGKVLLKNVDGNYVWDHQLLKGSIHYKKNMIGRRSATSEGITIL; via the coding sequence TTGGAAACGTTAGCTCAATTAAAGCAAAAAATACTTGAATGGGAAGATATGCAAGGAATTGATGAAGACGAAGAAGAGCAGGAATGGATTCAAGAGGGAATTTCACTTTATGAAAAGTGTATTACAGTGGATCGTGAAAATAAAGCTGATTATTTACAGTCCCTTTCTATGTTGTACTTAAACTTTGGAAGAAATGAAAAAATGAAACATTCCCATTTCCAACGAGCATGTCGTAATTTGAAACAAGCAGCATATATACAACCAACAGATCCAAGACCATGTTATCATCTTTCTTTTGTCCTAGAAAAACAAGAAAATTATGAAGGGGCTTTATTTTATGCCGAACGTGCAATCAAACTAGGTATAGATGATAAACTCAAATACAAGCTCTATTGCAACATGGCTATTTGTTATAAGAAACTTAGGTATCGTACAGATGCGTTTCAATACTTATCTTTGGTTGAAGAAAAAACTAAAGTTGATCCGGTCATTGCAGCATTTTCAATGCCCTACATAGCGAAAATTAAAGCTCTGAAAAATAAAGGTTATGTACCGCTATCACAACAACATGGTACTTTTGTAGAAACAGAGGAAGAAATTGAGTACAGTGTTTCAAATGAAGAACGTGTAGTTTTGATTATTCATCCATATAAAACCGCTTTGAATGGTAAATTAGAGAGTGTCCCGTTCTCTTCTGTTAAGGCACAAATTGTAGAAACCATTATGCTAAGTGAGACAGGAGTGTCCATCTCACAACTTGCAGAGGTTCTTTGGGACTATAATTCTATGAATATGTCAAAGTCGTATGTTCCACGGATGATTAATGCAATTCGAGAAGATATTAAATTGGCAACAGGGATGGATGGGAAGGTTCTTCTAAAAAATGTAGATGGAAATTATGTATGGGACCATCAATTGCTGAAAGGAAGCATCCATTATAAAAAAAACATGATAGGTAGGCGTTCGGCCACAAGTGAGGGGATTACAATTTTGTAA